In Akkermansia muciniphila, one DNA window encodes the following:
- a CDS encoding ArnT family glycosyltransferase yields the protein MNESSSASRTPFIIILILLLAITGVQYFFNFNGLGTDAAMDHAQIARNVARGQGMTTNWLRPIQMVSGSTRAGLNPFLSDAQIHEQEAIRAGQGETLVDPEKFNPYALRDTRNAPLNILVEAVVFKMAGVHKFDLWSMTGSSMIYLPDRIVAGISCMFFILAVLSCYYILLRMFDVTIACFTCLTMILSNLFLQYATSGLPQMMMLFFFAWGIYFLYRALQNKEENRAFLLPLIGSSICFSCVCLTGWIGLWPMAGFLIFAGIRFKPHGLYCIPGLIILLLFLAYPIYINRSLSGGFFGTAYYTIFTGLTGNEEIAMNALVSGSIPIAAQKVVTSVINNILTQGDLLYENLGNLPLAMVFLLALLHKFKRPEVNQSKWGIFAMWVPAVIGMAIYTSNKTGISLGQIQILFAPFFTAYGTAFVLNLIARHSNRELISILRGGVLLLSLLITSLPLLLNLPHIVRVGILTAGRGIPAWPPYYPQGLNRDLRSQTAEKDFILTDQPAAVGWYADRKAIGIPKMVEQLMVLERILKFHGGKVGSILVTPSSTSKMNLRTIASSYGEFTPLVLEGTVLFQTKDKNPVYLFDHSQALAPLAQRFGTPDSRQFIQGAEMILYKDLQETTPQP from the coding sequence ATGAATGAGTCCTCCTCGGCATCCCGCACCCCTTTTATCATCATCCTTATCCTGCTGCTGGCAATCACGGGGGTGCAGTACTTTTTCAACTTTAACGGGCTGGGCACCGACGCCGCCATGGACCACGCCCAAATCGCCCGCAACGTAGCCAGGGGGCAGGGGATGACCACCAACTGGCTGAGGCCCATCCAGATGGTCTCCGGGAGTACCCGCGCCGGCCTCAACCCTTTTCTTTCAGACGCCCAGATACACGAACAGGAAGCCATCCGGGCCGGACAGGGCGAAACCCTTGTCGATCCGGAAAAATTCAATCCCTACGCCCTCCGGGACACACGCAACGCTCCGTTGAACATTCTGGTGGAAGCAGTCGTCTTCAAGATGGCCGGCGTCCACAAATTTGATCTGTGGAGCATGACGGGCTCATCCATGATTTATCTGCCTGACCGAATTGTGGCGGGCATTTCCTGCATGTTTTTCATCCTGGCCGTCCTGAGCTGCTATTATATCCTCCTCCGGATGTTTGACGTCACCATCGCCTGCTTCACCTGCCTGACGATGATACTCAGTAATCTTTTCCTGCAATACGCCACCAGCGGCCTCCCGCAGATGATGATGCTCTTCTTCTTTGCCTGGGGCATCTATTTTCTGTACCGGGCGCTGCAAAACAAGGAGGAGAACCGCGCATTCCTGCTGCCTCTCATCGGCAGCTCCATCTGTTTCTCATGCGTTTGCCTCACCGGGTGGATCGGACTGTGGCCCATGGCCGGTTTTCTGATTTTTGCAGGCATCCGGTTCAAACCGCACGGCCTGTACTGCATCCCGGGCCTTATCATTCTCCTTCTTTTCCTGGCCTACCCCATTTACATCAACCGCTCCCTCAGCGGGGGCTTCTTCGGAACGGCTTACTACACCATCTTCACGGGGCTGACCGGCAATGAAGAAATAGCGATGAATGCTCTGGTTTCCGGAAGCATTCCCATCGCCGCCCAAAAAGTCGTCACTTCCGTCATCAACAACATTCTGACACAGGGTGACCTTCTCTATGAAAACCTCGGCAATCTTCCCCTGGCCATGGTATTTCTGCTGGCCCTCCTGCATAAATTCAAACGGCCGGAAGTCAACCAGTCCAAATGGGGCATTTTTGCCATGTGGGTTCCTGCCGTCATCGGCATGGCCATTTATACCTCCAATAAAACCGGCATTTCCTTAGGGCAGATTCAAATCCTCTTCGCTCCCTTTTTCACGGCCTACGGCACGGCATTTGTTCTCAACCTGATTGCCAGGCATTCCAACAGAGAACTAATCTCCATCCTTCGGGGCGGCGTTCTGCTGCTTTCCCTGCTCATCACCTCCCTTCCGCTTCTGCTCAACCTTCCGCACATTGTGCGGGTGGGCATCCTGACAGCCGGCCGCGGTATTCCGGCATGGCCTCCCTACTATCCCCAGGGCCTTAACCGGGATCTTCGCTCCCAGACGGCGGAAAAGGATTTCATTCTCACGGACCAGCCGGCCGCCGTCGGCTGGTATGCAGACCGGAAAGCCATCGGCATCCCCAAAATGGTGGAACAACTCATGGTGCTGGAACGCATTCTGAAATTCCACGGCGGCAAGGTGGGCAGCATTCTGGTGACTCCCTCTTCCACATCAAAAATGAACCTCCGCACCATTGCCTCCTCCTACGGAGAATTCACTCCCCTCGTTCTGGAAGGCACCGTTCTGTTCCAGACCAAGGATAAAAATCCCGTGTACCTCTTTGACCACAGTCAGGCGCTTGCTCCCCTGGCGCAGCGCTTCGGAACGCCTGATTCCCGCCAATTCATTCAGGGAGCGGAAATGATTCTTTACAAAGACCTTCAGGAAACCACTCCTCAACCTTAA
- the dxs gene encoding 1-deoxy-D-xylulose-5-phosphate synthase codes for MNSPSPELPELLASIRSHADLMKIPESELPRLAEEIRNTLIHSLSLTGGHLGPNLGVVELSIALHRVFETPRDKIIFDVSHQAYVHKMLTGRAPLIHTIRQHGGLSGFAKMSESPHDSYGAGHAGTALSAALGMCAARDLKGEDYHVVAVAGDAAFTCGTTLEALNNISQTTKRYITILNDNEWAIDKNVGALAKYFNSLQTSETFSWLRDKTASFIEKLGGAQARDFAFKLEGTTQNLIFPSLLFNKFGLRYFGPLDGHDIPTLIRTLAYIKDLNEPVILHVVTQKGKGYQPALDNPTKFHGLGSYCVRDGETQAAPTPTFSHIFGSTLVKMAREDESITAITAAMASGTKLDLFKEAFPKRYFDVGIAEEHGALFACGLAAEGMKPYIAIYSTFMQRCIDMIQHDAALQKLPVRFCMDRAGLSPDDGPTHHGLFDIAMIRSIPNIVFMQPKDEAEFVHMLRTMNHYQNGPTVIRYPRGCGAGVPVPAKGEILPIGKAEVLQTGQDVTLVSLGTMIGIARETASLLEARGYTVTLINARFIKPLDDECIRRHAERSRVVCTFEDHSISGGFNSSVLESLETGDIKTPVEAIAWPDQFIEHGSESILRKKYGLTAEAALQKIIPHLNS; via the coding sequence ATGAATTCTCCCTCACCTGAACTTCCGGAACTGCTGGCAAGCATCCGCAGCCACGCAGACCTGATGAAAATTCCTGAGTCGGAACTGCCCAGGCTCGCGGAAGAAATCCGGAATACGCTCATTCACTCCCTTTCCCTCACCGGAGGCCACCTGGGCCCCAACCTGGGCGTAGTAGAACTGAGCATTGCCCTTCACCGCGTCTTTGAAACGCCGCGGGATAAAATCATCTTTGACGTCTCCCACCAGGCCTATGTCCATAAAATGCTGACGGGGCGCGCTCCCCTGATCCATACCATCCGCCAGCATGGGGGGCTTTCCGGATTCGCCAAAATGTCCGAATCCCCTCACGACTCCTACGGAGCGGGGCATGCGGGCACGGCGCTTTCCGCCGCCCTGGGCATGTGCGCGGCCAGGGACCTGAAAGGAGAAGACTACCATGTGGTGGCCGTAGCCGGAGATGCGGCATTCACCTGCGGCACCACTCTGGAGGCGCTGAACAATATCAGCCAGACCACCAAACGCTACATCACCATTCTGAATGACAACGAATGGGCCATCGACAAAAACGTAGGAGCGCTGGCAAAATACTTCAACTCCCTGCAAACTTCGGAAACCTTTTCCTGGTTAAGGGATAAAACAGCCTCCTTCATTGAAAAGCTGGGCGGCGCGCAGGCCAGGGACTTTGCTTTCAAGCTGGAAGGCACCACCCAGAACCTGATCTTCCCGTCACTCCTGTTCAACAAATTCGGGCTGCGCTATTTCGGTCCCCTGGACGGACACGACATTCCCACCCTGATACGTACCCTCGCCTACATCAAGGATCTCAACGAACCCGTTATTCTGCATGTGGTCACCCAGAAGGGCAAGGGCTACCAGCCCGCCCTGGACAACCCCACCAAATTCCACGGCCTGGGCTCCTATTGCGTGAGGGACGGGGAAACGCAGGCCGCCCCCACCCCCACATTCTCCCATATCTTCGGCTCCACGCTGGTGAAAATGGCGCGCGAGGATGAATCCATCACAGCCATCACGGCCGCCATGGCCAGCGGCACCAAGCTGGACTTATTCAAGGAAGCTTTCCCCAAACGTTATTTTGACGTAGGAATCGCGGAAGAGCATGGTGCCCTCTTCGCCTGCGGGCTGGCGGCGGAGGGCATGAAACCCTACATCGCCATTTACTCCACTTTCATGCAGCGCTGTATTGACATGATTCAACATGACGCCGCGCTGCAAAAACTGCCCGTGCGTTTTTGCATGGACCGCGCCGGACTGTCCCCGGACGACGGCCCCACACACCACGGGCTGTTTGACATTGCCATGATTCGCAGCATCCCGAACATTGTCTTCATGCAGCCCAAGGATGAAGCTGAATTCGTCCACATGCTCCGAACCATGAACCATTACCAGAACGGGCCCACCGTTATCCGCTATCCCAGGGGCTGCGGCGCCGGAGTACCCGTCCCCGCCAAGGGGGAAATCCTCCCCATCGGCAAGGCGGAAGTACTTCAGACGGGACAGGATGTAACCCTCGTCTCCCTGGGCACCATGATCGGCATCGCCCGGGAAACCGCCTCGCTGCTGGAAGCCCGCGGCTACACCGTTACCCTGATCAATGCCCGTTTCATCAAACCTCTGGATGATGAATGCATCCGCCGTCACGCAGAACGCAGCAGGGTAGTCTGCACCTTCGAAGACCACTCCATCAGCGGCGGCTTCAACTCCTCCGTCCTTGAATCCCTGGAAACCGGAGACATCAAGACGCCCGTGGAGGCCATCGCATGGCCGGATCAATTCATTGAGCATGGTTCGGAATCCATCCTCAGAAAAAAATATGGACTCACGGCGGAAGCCGCGCTACAAAAAATCATTCCCCACCTGAACTCCTGA
- a CDS encoding LptF/LptG family permease → MKILDRYIARQLLGVTALGVMALSALLLLGNLFKELRPLLVENKAPISIVLEFIFQVIPFSLMFSIPWGFLTAVLLVYGRLASDNELTSMRMSGMSLWRLSAPAIAIGIALSGLCYWINIDIAPRAKQSISELLIKAASINPKGLLNEGQAITKFDNLEIYIDKRVDDVIHGMHIYQKADEKSPAVAMHSERVTMDFSPEKKILTLHLINPLITTQEKDSISQSVTMDEMPLSINLDKSRSRRIKANRFTNREIREALDTPGYLDKRQTTEFATELPRRASFSLACIVFALIGVPLAINTRRKDTSTGFALGILIASLYFLALIFADLSRKNDTMLPYILLWLPNIITVAVALRLHKRATHKG, encoded by the coding sequence ATGAAGATCCTTGACAGATACATTGCCCGCCAGCTGCTTGGTGTCACGGCCCTGGGGGTAATGGCCCTGAGCGCCCTGCTCCTTCTGGGCAACCTGTTCAAGGAACTGCGCCCCCTCCTGGTGGAGAACAAGGCCCCCATCAGCATCGTTCTGGAATTCATCTTCCAGGTCATCCCCTTTTCCCTGATGTTCTCCATTCCGTGGGGGTTCCTGACGGCCGTTCTTCTGGTGTACGGCCGTCTGGCCTCGGACAACGAACTCACCTCCATGCGCATGTCCGGCATGAGCCTGTGGCGTCTGAGCGCTCCTGCCATCGCCATCGGCATTGCCCTTTCCGGCCTTTGCTACTGGATTAACATAGACATCGCACCGCGTGCCAAGCAATCCATTTCCGAGCTGCTCATCAAAGCCGCTTCCATCAACCCGAAAGGGCTTCTCAATGAAGGCCAGGCCATTACCAAATTCGACAACCTGGAAATCTACATCGACAAACGCGTGGATGACGTCATCCACGGCATGCACATTTACCAGAAAGCGGACGAAAAATCTCCGGCCGTGGCCATGCACTCGGAACGCGTAACCATGGATTTCTCTCCCGAGAAAAAAATCCTCACCCTGCACCTCATCAATCCCCTCATCACCACTCAGGAAAAAGACTCCATCTCCCAAAGCGTGACCATGGACGAAATGCCTCTGAGCATCAATCTGGACAAATCCCGCTCCCGGCGCATCAAGGCCAACCGCTTCACCAACCGGGAAATCCGGGAAGCTCTGGACACGCCCGGCTATCTGGATAAAAGACAGACTACGGAATTCGCCACGGAACTGCCCAGGCGCGCCTCCTTCTCCCTGGCCTGCATTGTCTTTGCCCTCATCGGCGTGCCGCTGGCCATCAATACCCGCAGAAAAGACACCTCCACGGGATTTGCCCTGGGCATCCTGATCGCCTCACTCTACTTTTTAGCCCTGATCTTTGCGGACTTGTCCCGTAAAAACGACACGATGCTCCCCTATATTCTGCTCTGGCTTCCCAACATCATCACGGTTGCCGTGGCGCTGCGCCTTCACAAACGGGCCACGCACAAGGGATAA
- the xseB gene encoding exodeoxyribonuclease VII small subunit — protein MAKQRKNAPGFEESVARLEEIIRLTEAPITELEDMIALVEEGNKLIRHCRSILHDAELRIQTLSNPEAVQDKTDTDEPDSNEFSLT, from the coding sequence ATGGCCAAACAACGGAAAAACGCTCCAGGATTTGAAGAATCCGTAGCACGCCTGGAAGAAATCATACGTCTGACGGAAGCCCCCATTACCGAGCTGGAAGACATGATAGCCCTGGTGGAAGAAGGCAATAAGCTCATCCGTCACTGCCGCAGCATCCTGCATGACGCGGAACTGCGCATTCAAACTCTCAGCAACCCGGAAGCCGTTCAGGATAAAACGGATACCGATGAACCAGACAGCAATGAATTCTCCCTCACCTGA
- a CDS encoding tetratricopeptide repeat protein: MKTRSFLLAALALAFLPAFAQQSFPGSPSPAWIQEFNKLPETTRKSYIDQFRKAEQLFAKKRIMECLFSLMELEKLYTGNPGLYNLRGACYIEIRNIEKALENFERAQQLDPFNLTIRFNLAEAHYVNHDYSKALKAFTELLPSFKDNSGMTPLLQFKRYICARKLDNQPLAAELEKLYGPMDDTPYYYCTQAILKLMEGDKEAAQEQLLSAIRIHGGTSAIQAFTDAMTEAGILPSPYGQTVPTEQPVKTGLEKRR, translated from the coding sequence ATGAAGACACGCTCCTTCCTGCTGGCGGCGCTTGCGCTCGCCTTTCTTCCCGCCTTCGCGCAACAGTCCTTTCCGGGCTCCCCTTCCCCTGCCTGGATTCAGGAATTCAATAAACTGCCGGAAACAACCAGGAAAAGCTATATAGACCAATTCCGCAAAGCGGAACAGCTCTTTGCCAAAAAAAGGATCATGGAATGTCTTTTTTCCCTCATGGAACTGGAAAAACTTTATACCGGGAATCCGGGCTTATACAACCTCCGCGGCGCCTGCTACATTGAAATCCGCAATATCGAAAAGGCCCTGGAAAATTTTGAAAGAGCCCAGCAACTGGATCCCTTCAACCTCACCATCCGGTTCAACCTGGCGGAAGCGCATTACGTCAATCACGACTATTCCAAAGCGTTGAAAGCTTTTACGGAACTCCTTCCCTCCTTCAAGGACAATTCCGGCATGACGCCCCTGCTGCAATTCAAGCGTTATATCTGCGCCCGAAAACTGGATAACCAGCCGCTTGCCGCGGAACTGGAAAAGCTGTACGGCCCGATGGATGATACGCCATACTACTATTGCACCCAGGCCATCCTCAAACTGATGGAAGGGGACAAGGAGGCTGCCCAGGAACAGCTCCTTTCCGCCATCCGCATCCACGGAGGCACCAGCGCCATCCAGGCCTTTACGGACGCTATGACGGAAGCCGGCATCCTTCCCTCCCCCTACGGGCAGACCGTCCCCACCGAACAGCCGGTAAAAACCGGACTGGAAAAACGCCGTTAA
- the recO gene encoding DNA repair protein RecO: MNAEATVLKLYPLGENGLIAVWCTEEGLIRTAAKSARKPSSPFAGRLDIFYQCRMQWTQAKKGDLHTLTSADLLSPRLALRKNYLRLSAAGYFARLFLQMLEPDTPIPEFYDLLQRAYTYLENNDPTLRAVLHFEQELARLHGIAHPGIPAHVILKSHFGKLPPQREKLLGNLEQKES, from the coding sequence ATGAACGCGGAAGCGACGGTCCTGAAGCTCTACCCCCTGGGAGAAAACGGCCTGATTGCCGTCTGGTGCACGGAGGAAGGCCTTATCAGAACGGCGGCAAAAAGCGCCAGAAAACCTAGCAGTCCCTTTGCCGGGCGTCTGGACATTTTCTATCAGTGCCGCATGCAGTGGACGCAGGCAAAAAAAGGGGATCTGCACACCCTGACCTCCGCAGATCTGCTTTCGCCGCGCCTGGCCCTCCGGAAAAATTACCTCCGGCTCAGTGCGGCGGGCTATTTCGCGCGCCTGTTTCTCCAAATGCTGGAACCGGACACGCCCATCCCGGAATTTTACGACTTGCTGCAGAGGGCCTACACCTATCTGGAAAACAATGACCCTACGCTCCGCGCCGTCCTGCACTTCGAACAGGAACTCGCCCGGCTGCATGGAATAGCCCACCCAGGCATCCCGGCGCACGTCATTCTGAAATCCCACTTCGGCAAGCTTCCCCCGCAGCGGGAAAAACTGCTCGGAAACCTGGAACAAAAAGAAAGCTGA
- the der gene encoding ribosome biogenesis GTPase Der produces MQHVPTIAIVGRPNVGKSAIFNRMAGRRIAIVHDEPGVTRDRLSAPCRITDRACKIMDTGGIGARLSDGFAEQVEAEADIAIKTADLILFVLDCRDHLTPIDQSIADHLRKSDIPVILLLNKADHEKQDLNLGEFAGLGFDDHIFLSAAHGRGFSELASRLDGFLKQKGAPLKEELEEKPENGEETPLPIKVAVVGRPNAGKSSLVNAILQDRRTIVSNVAGTTRDAIDIPYLHDGQPYVLIDTAGMRPRSRRDTSVEVFSAMRSEKAIRRADICLLVIDIAAGITQQDRRIAGIIAEEGKPCIIIVNKFDLFHPNAPRKDRMAEVEEQVRRELFFISYAPFIATSAKKAEGVEIIFKVITRIRRESHNLPTTGQLNRLIQLAQQMNPPGSASGSARRLKIYYATTAVDPKYNTIPVPRYVLFVNDKSLLTDSYSQYLRNKIREAYPAPGIPVIFSARSRVRND; encoded by the coding sequence ATGCAGCACGTCCCCACCATCGCCATCGTAGGCAGGCCCAATGTCGGGAAATCCGCCATCTTCAATAGAATGGCAGGCAGGCGCATCGCCATCGTGCATGATGAACCCGGCGTCACCCGCGACCGGCTCTCCGCCCCCTGCAGGATTACGGACCGCGCCTGTAAAATCATGGACACGGGCGGTATCGGCGCGCGCCTGAGCGACGGCTTTGCGGAACAGGTGGAGGCGGAGGCGGACATTGCCATAAAAACGGCGGACCTCATCCTCTTCGTGCTGGACTGCCGGGATCACCTTACCCCTATCGACCAGAGCATCGCGGACCACCTCCGTAAATCGGACATTCCCGTCATCCTCCTTCTTAACAAAGCCGACCATGAAAAACAGGATCTCAATCTGGGCGAATTTGCCGGACTGGGTTTTGACGACCATATCTTTCTCTCTGCCGCCCACGGCAGAGGCTTCTCCGAATTAGCCTCCCGACTGGACGGTTTTCTCAAGCAGAAAGGGGCTCCGCTTAAAGAAGAACTGGAGGAAAAACCGGAAAACGGAGAGGAAACGCCCCTTCCCATCAAGGTAGCCGTAGTAGGACGCCCCAACGCTGGCAAATCCTCTCTGGTCAACGCCATCCTCCAGGACAGGCGCACGATCGTCTCCAATGTGGCGGGCACCACCCGTGACGCCATTGACATCCCCTACCTGCACGACGGCCAGCCCTACGTGCTGATTGACACCGCCGGCATGCGTCCCCGCTCCCGTCGGGACACCTCCGTAGAAGTCTTCTCCGCCATGCGCAGTGAGAAAGCCATCCGCCGGGCGGATATCTGCCTGCTGGTTATTGACATCGCGGCGGGCATCACGCAACAGGACCGCCGCATTGCCGGCATCATTGCGGAAGAAGGAAAACCCTGTATCATCATCGTCAACAAATTCGACCTCTTCCATCCGAATGCCCCCCGCAAGGACCGCATGGCGGAAGTGGAGGAACAGGTGCGCAGGGAACTCTTCTTCATCAGCTACGCGCCTTTCATCGCCACCTCCGCCAAAAAAGCGGAAGGCGTGGAAATCATCTTCAAAGTCATCACGCGCATCCGCCGGGAATCCCATAACCTGCCCACTACCGGCCAGCTCAACCGCCTGATCCAGCTCGCCCAGCAGATGAACCCTCCCGGCTCCGCCAGCGGTTCCGCCAGAAGGCTGAAAATATATTACGCCACCACAGCGGTGGACCCCAAGTACAATACTATTCCCGTCCCGCGCTATGTTCTTTTCGTCAATGACAAAAGCCTGCTCACGGACAGCTATTCCCAGTACCTGCGCAACAAAATAAGGGAAGCCTACCCCGCTCCCGGCATTCCGGTCATCTTCTCCGCCCGTTCACGCGTGCGCAACGACTGA
- a CDS encoding sigma-54-dependent transcriptional regulator produces MKMPVLLIVDDEKPTRDALRMGFQDDYEVYTAANLSQASALLREESPDLVLTDLRLGGESGMDVLKAAAALPHPPQSIMMTAYGSVDAAVAAMKEGAYDFVTKPLNLDAVELVLKRALHTRNLETANQELTTRIQADSGLQKLLGRSAAMEHVFSIIRQVAPSKTTVLIEGESGTGKELVAQAIHSLSGRPENKFVAVNCAALSPQLLESELFGHEKGSFTGAGQRRIGRFEQADGGTIFLDEIGEIDAGTQVRLLRVLSERTIERVGSNVSIPVNVRVIAATNKSLKKLVQEGKFREDLYFRLNVVHIQMPPLRDRREDIPLLATAFLKEFARENNKEFKPLSRDALEAVRNYQWPGNVRELRTAMEHGVVMSNSASIGIHHLPPQLQDTSPETPPQERPEDNAPNTQNGLVPAGVLNLSLLERNAIQQALAQSNGNKTAAAHLLGISRRTLQRKLQDILHS; encoded by the coding sequence ATGAAGATGCCTGTCTTGCTGATCGTAGATGATGAAAAACCTACGCGCGACGCTCTGCGCATGGGTTTTCAGGATGATTACGAGGTGTACACCGCCGCCAATCTCTCCCAGGCTTCCGCCCTCCTGCGGGAAGAATCTCCGGATCTGGTCCTGACGGATCTGAGACTGGGCGGGGAAAGCGGTATGGATGTGCTGAAAGCCGCCGCCGCCCTGCCCCACCCTCCGCAAAGCATCATGATGACTGCCTACGGCTCCGTGGATGCCGCCGTAGCAGCTATGAAAGAGGGAGCGTACGACTTCGTCACCAAACCCCTGAATCTGGACGCCGTGGAGCTGGTGCTCAAACGGGCGCTCCACACCCGGAACCTGGAAACGGCCAACCAGGAACTCACCACCCGCATCCAGGCGGACTCCGGCCTGCAAAAACTGCTGGGCAGGTCCGCCGCCATGGAACACGTATTCTCCATTATTCGCCAGGTGGCTCCCAGCAAAACGACCGTGCTGATTGAGGGGGAAAGCGGCACCGGGAAAGAACTCGTAGCCCAGGCCATCCATTCCCTCTCCGGAAGGCCGGAAAATAAATTCGTGGCCGTCAACTGTGCGGCCCTTTCCCCCCAATTATTGGAAAGCGAACTGTTCGGCCATGAAAAAGGCTCCTTCACCGGAGCCGGACAACGCCGCATCGGCCGCTTTGAGCAGGCGGACGGCGGCACTATCTTTCTGGATGAAATCGGGGAAATAGACGCCGGAACGCAAGTCCGGCTGCTGCGGGTGCTGTCTGAACGGACCATAGAACGCGTAGGGTCCAATGTATCCATTCCCGTCAATGTGCGCGTTATCGCGGCCACCAACAAATCATTGAAAAAACTCGTCCAGGAAGGGAAATTCCGGGAAGACCTCTACTTCCGTCTCAATGTGGTGCATATCCAAATGCCCCCCCTCCGGGACCGCCGGGAAGACATTCCCCTGCTTGCTACCGCCTTCCTGAAAGAATTCGCCAGAGAAAACAACAAGGAATTCAAGCCTCTTTCCCGGGACGCGCTTGAAGCCGTCCGGAATTACCAGTGGCCGGGAAACGTTCGTGAACTCCGCACGGCCATGGAACATGGCGTCGTCATGAGCAATTCCGCCAGCATAGGCATCCACCATCTTCCCCCTCAACTGCAGGATACTTCTCCGGAAACCCCTCCACAGGAACGGCCGGAGGACAATGCACCCAACACGCAGAATGGGCTTGTCCCGGCCGGGGTTTTGAATTTATCCTTGCTGGAACGGAATGCCATCCAACAAGCACTGGCCCAGTCAAACGGCAACAAAACGGCAGCGGCCCACCTGCTGGGCATCAGCCGGCGCACCCTTCAACGCAAACTACAAGATATCCTCCATTCATGA
- a CDS encoding ABC transporter ATP-binding protein, whose translation MLSVRNLSASFHTRAGIVRAVRNVSFDVAPGETLGIVGESGSGKSVTCYSMMGLIPMPPGRIESGSAMLDGTDLLRCTEKELRAIRGKRISMIFQDPMTSLNPYLTIGEQVAEPLIIHEGAGKKEARARALEQLALAGIPDAEQRMDAYPHQFSGGMRQRVMIAMALITRPEILIADEPTTALDVTVQKQVLDLIRKLQQDMGTSVILITHDLGVVRQYADRINVMYAGRIVESAPAEELLEHPRHAYTRALMKSIPGLHAKGAPLYTIPGLPPNMTQEPCGCSFRPRNTLGNPALCLTDREPELVEISPGHSVQNCPGCLA comes from the coding sequence ATGCTCTCCGTCAGGAACCTCAGCGCCTCCTTCCACACCAGGGCCGGCATTGTCCGGGCGGTAAGGAATGTGTCCTTTGATGTAGCTCCGGGGGAAACGCTTGGCATCGTGGGTGAATCCGGATCCGGAAAATCCGTCACCTGCTACTCCATGATGGGGCTCATTCCGATGCCTCCGGGCCGCATTGAAAGCGGTTCCGCCATGCTGGACGGCACGGATCTGCTCCGTTGCACGGAAAAGGAACTCCGCGCCATCCGCGGCAAACGCATTTCCATGATCTTCCAGGACCCCATGACCTCCCTCAACCCGTACCTGACCATCGGGGAGCAAGTGGCGGAACCCCTTATCATTCACGAAGGGGCCGGCAAAAAAGAAGCGCGGGCACGCGCGCTGGAACAGCTTGCCCTGGCAGGCATACCGGATGCGGAACAGCGCATGGACGCATACCCCCACCAATTCTCCGGCGGCATGCGCCAGCGCGTCATGATTGCCATGGCCCTCATCACCAGGCCGGAAATACTCATCGCGGATGAACCCACCACCGCCCTTGACGTCACTGTCCAGAAGCAGGTGCTGGATCTCATCAGAAAACTTCAGCAGGACATGGGCACCTCCGTCATCCTCATCACGCATGACCTCGGCGTGGTGCGCCAATACGCGGACCGCATCAACGTCATGTATGCAGGCCGCATTGTGGAAAGCGCCCCGGCGGAAGAACTTCTGGAACATCCCCGGCATGCCTACACCAGAGCCCTGATGAAATCTATTCCCGGACTGCATGCGAAAGGCGCACCCCTCTATACCATTCCCGGACTGCCACCCAACATGACTCAGGAGCCCTGCGGATGCAGCTTCCGCCCCAGAAACACCCTCGGAAACCCGGCGCTCTGCCTCACGGACCGGGAACCGGAGCTGGTGGAAATATCCCCGGGGCACTCAGTCCAGAACTGTCCGGGCTGTCTGGCTTAG